Proteins from a genomic interval of Xylocopa sonorina isolate GNS202 chromosome 6, iyXylSono1_principal, whole genome shotgun sequence:
- the Pka-c3 gene encoding protein kinase, cAMP-dependent, catalytic subunit 3 produces the protein MSGDTTSDEEGSQEDTPRYDINDLEIIKTIGTGTFGRVVLCRHQGTPLALKILSMVDVIRLKQVEHARNEITVLKEVKHPFIVNMLWSGRDEARVYMLLEFVAGGELFSYLRAAGRFSGPTSCFYAAEIVCALEYLHSKHIVYRDLKPENLLLDSQGHLKITDFGFSKKLTDRTWTLCGTPEYLAPEIIQSKGHNKAVDWWALGVLIYEMLAGFPPFFDDNPFGIYEKILSGRIEWPKHMDPIAKDLIKKLLVADRTKRLGNMRQGADDVKRHRWFKLVEWPLVPQRALTPPIRPRVKAPGDPSCFDDYPETDWRSQPPLPPEQLALFQDF, from the exons ATGTCGGGAGACACGACCTCCGACGAGGAGGGATCGCAGGAGGATACCCCCAGATACGATATCAACGATCTGGAAATCATCAAGACCATAG GCACAGGTACCTTCGGCAGAGTGGTGCTATGCAGGCACCAAGGTACCCCTCTAGCCTTGAAAATCCTCTCGATGGTGGATGTGATCAGATTGAAGCAAGTGGAACACGCACGGAACGAGATCACCGTGCTGAAAGAGGTCAAGCATCCCTTTATCGTGAACAT GCTCTGGAGCGGAAGAGACGAAGCGAGAGTATACATGCTGCTGGAATTCGTGGCTGGCGGTGAGCTTTTCTCTTATTTGAGAGCAGCTGGCCGATTTTCCGGACCCACCAGCTGTTTCTACGCGGCGGAAATCGTCTGCGCGTTGGAATACCTGCACAGCAAACACATCGTTTACAGGGACCTGAAGCCTGAGAACCTCCTCCTGGACAGCCAGGGTCACCTAAAGATCACGGACTTCGGTTTCTCCAAGAAACTCACAGACAG AACGTGGACTCTGTGCGGCACGCCTGAGTATCTGGCGCCCGAAATAATACAGAGTAAAGGACACAATAAGGCGGTAGACTGGTGGGCGCTCGGCGTTCTGATCTACGAAATGTTGGCCGGGTTTCCGCCATTTTTCGACGACAATCCCTTCGGCATCTACGAAAAGATATTGAGCGGCAGGATAGAGTGGCCCAAACACATGGATCCGATCGCGAAGGATCTGATAAAGAAGCTTCTGGTCGCGGATAGAACGAAGAGGCTTGGGAATATGAGACAGGGGGCTGACGACGTAAAGAGACATCGTTGGTTCAAATTAGTGGAATGGCCATTG GTGCCCCAAAGAGCTCTAACGCCGCCAATAAGACCGCGAGTGAAAGCACCAGGTGATCCAAGCTGTTTCGACGATTATCCTGAAACCGACTGGCGTTCGCAGCCTCCTTTGCCACCAGAACAACTGGCTCTGTTTCAAGATTTCTAA
- the LOC143424887 gene encoding sodium channel protein Nach-like: protein MPRKVRNKRSKPLYFNSKQSNVTPKEPIRKINIIDVKSIHGNKMSTLDPPKKKEIVLTLRDVLNNYLESTSVHGLQYFGKTEIKIGILGKILWTCTMVICFVCLSLMLLQFLRRYNENPINTYTRTFNAPIYQAPFPAVSICPIVPLSMRTRLAILENVVLPENVSREFALNILKYGHHITHPYATKSFNDMDKLKAFLNANKWTITNFLKILIPCEDIFESCWWTGERIDCSKSLKASDSSYGLCCSFNYHLADYIGYNKQVLH from the exons ATGCCTCGAAAAGTGAGAAATAAAAGATCGAAGCCCCTATACTTCAATTCCAAGCAAAGTAACGTGACTCCAAAGGAACCCATACGTAAAATTAACATCATCGATGTCAAATCGATCCATGGCAACAAGATGAGCACGCTTGACCCaccaaaaaagaaagaaatagttTTAACCCTGCGGgacgttttaaataattatttagaaAGCACGTCCGTCCATGGATTGCAGTATTTCGGCAAAACGGAGATAAAAATCGGAATCCTTGGGAAAATATTGTGGACCTGCACTATGGTCATCTGTTTCGTCT GTTTAAGCTTGATGCTATTACAGTTTCTACGTCGTTACAATGAAAACCCGATCAACACGTACACGAGAACTTTTAACGCTCCGATCTATCAGGCACCATTTCCTGCTGTATCGATCTGTCCTATTGTACCCCTCTCCATGCGAACGCGTCTGGCCATATTGGAGAACGTTGTACTGCCGGAGAACGTGAGCAGGGAATTTGCATTAAACATACTGAA ATATGGCCATCACATAACTCATCCGTACGCGACAAAATCGTTCAATGATATGGACAAATTGAAAGCATTCTTGAACGCGAATAAATGGACGATAACGAACTTCCTGAAAATTTTAATACCCTGCGAAGATATTTTCGAATCGTGTTGGTGGACCGGTGAACGCATAGACTGCTCTAAATCGTTGAAGGCCTCGGACAGTTCTTATGGGTTGTGTTGTTCTTTCAACTATCATCTCGCTGATTACATAGGATATAACAAGCAAGTACTTCATTGA
- the LOC143424888 gene encoding sodium channel protein Nach-like has protein sequence MLVNNEVDPYDSLKFTNSNGIVVLIHHSFDFPGLNTDMYMLQSGHELNIAVEPRMIQKPRGYQHRNKENQLVPVCIAEDENTLEYFPVYRYPNCYANCRIRAMINVCGCLPYIYEHICQLYNIERCELDRLSCIQNNIQLIRIVNDIQDGNFTCSCMTPCDNVNYDSYSNAITLMETSPSNNESEKTAIVRVFMHSQNFEVLITIPAADRTYLLASIGGIFSLFLGCSFLSFAEIVYFVYLYFYGIFMGRKARARQMREELATIK, from the exons ATGCTCGTAAATAACGAGGTCGACCCGTATGATTCTTTGAAATTCACGAATAGCAATGGCATCGTG GTACTTATACATCACAGTTTCGACTTTCCTGGACTCAATACCGATATGTACATGTTGCAATCGGGTCACGAATTGAAC ATCGCTGTAGAGCCTCGAATGATTCAGAAACCACGTGGATATCAACATCGCAATAAAGAGAATCAATTAGTTCCCGTATGCATCGCGGAAGACGAAAACACCTTGGAATATTTCCCCGTCTACCGATACCCGAACTGTTACGCGAACTGCAGGATCAGAGCAATGATCAACGTCTGCGGATGTTTACCGTACATCTACGAACATATTTGTCAACTTTACAACATCGAA CGCTGCGAATTGGACCGCCTTTCGTGCATTCAGAACAATATACAGCTGATAAGAATCGTGAATGACATTCAAGATGGGAATTTTACTTGCTCCTGTATGACTCCATGCGACAACGTCAACTACGACAGTTACTCCAACGCGATCACCTTAATGGAAACGAGTCCCTC CAACAACGAGTCGGAAAAAACTGCAATCGTTAGAGTCTTCATGCACTCGCAGAATTTCGAGGTATTAATAACGATACCAGCGGCGGACCGAACTTATCTTTTAG CATCGATCGGTGGTATCTTCAGTTTGTTCCTTGGTTGCAGCTTTTTGAGCTTCGCCGAGATCGTTTATTTCGTCTATCTGTATTTCTACGGGATCTTCATGGGTAGAAAAGCGAGAGCCCGACAAATGAGAGAGGAGCTGGCAACGATCAAATAA
- the LOC143424431 gene encoding carbohydrate sulfotransferase 11 produces MTECQVWGIAALLNILSWVVFANVAGDPFPMNDNRKKSFETDDFVYSWTGPNALARSALVERQERLQYNCEEIVGDKDSQSQDINAESFRNILVDEQHELLYCYVPKVACTNWKRVLMIATGKWPGNDPMEIPADQAHSPGTFQRLSNYTQPEIERMLATYDKLIVVRHPLERLLSAYRNKLEPKREGSSRYFQTRFGRKIIKRYRRNASEQSLKNGDDVTFREFVEFVTDNSSNETRNEHWNPIYELCQPCLVNYNLVSKYESLVEDATEVLERMGVESVNFPAKPTNSEPTAKKLEKYYSTLTYRQLRNLANLYKLDLRLFDYSLEDVLGFSLA; encoded by the exons ATGACAGAATGCCAAGTTTGGGGGATAGCTGCGCTTCTCAATATTTTAAGTTGGGTGGTATTCGCAAATGTAGCTGGAGATCCTTTCCCAATGAACGACAATAGGAAAAAGTCCTTCGAGACGGATGACTTCGTCTACTCCTGGACAGGACCCAACGCTCTGGCGAGATCCGCGTTGGTCGAACGTCAGGAGAGGTTGCAGTACAATTGCGAGGAGATTGTAGGTGACAAGGACTCTCAGAGCCAGGACATAAATGCAGAATCGTTCAGGAATATTCTCGTCGATGAGCAGCACGAACTCTTGTATTGTTACGTTCCGAAG GTTGCCTGCACGAACTGGAAACGAGTTTTGATGATCGCCACGGGGAAGTGGCCAGGTAACGATCCCATGGAGATACCAGCCGATCAGGCGCATTCTCCGGGCACCTTCCAGAGGCTGAGTAACTACACGCAGCCCGAAATAGAACGGATGCTGGCGACTTACGACAAGCTGATCGTCGTGAGGCATCCTTTGGAAAGGTTGTTGTCCGCCTACAGGAACAAGCTCGAGCCGAAACGCGAGGGGAGCTCGAGATACTTTCAAACTCGTTTCGGCCGGAAGATAATCAAG AGGTATCGGCGAAACGCCAGCGAACAATCGTTGAAGAACGGCGACGACGTGACGTTCCGAGAGTTCGTCGAGTTCGTTACGGACAATTCGTCGAACGAGACGCGAAACGAACACTGGAATCCGATATACGAGCTCTGTCAGCCTTGTCTGGTTAATTACAATCTCGTCAGTAAGTACGAGAGTTTAGTCGAGGACGCGACGGAGGTCTTGGAGCGGATGGGCGTCGAGTCAGTCAA CTTCCCAGCAAAACCGACGAACAGCGAGCCGACCGCGAAGAAACTAGAGAAATACTATTCCACCCTTACGTACAGGCAGCTTCGGAACTTGGCAAATTTGTACAAACTAGATCTAAGGCTGTTCGATTACTCGCTGGAGGACGTGTTGGGATTCTCGTTGGCGTGA